AATCATGATGTATTGCACCGGTTTAACATGGATGGGATTGCTGAGGTATTTTCTTTTCTATGCACTAAGCTAGTTCATTATTCTAATCCTGTTTGGTCTTAAAGCAATGTGCTTCTTTGCAGGTATTAATGGCTCTTGAAAGAATCGAACAGGACGAAGACTGGACAGATGAGGTATTGTTATAATTATATTcctaacaatataaaaaaatttattgttcTTGGTAATCAACGCTTGTTGTCTACAGCAAATACTCGCACTGGAGACCCGATTGTTCCTCAGCAGCCTCAACCTCTACGACCAACACAGAGACATGAGACTGGATATTGATAACATGTCATATGAGGTTgagctttctttcttttttatgatGTCTTATTTTGATGGATGGAAACCTTGTACAATGTGTTGCAGTCGTTATAATGTTACGTATGAAATCAAAGTGGTCGTCTTCTTTAACAGGAATTATTAGCTCTGGAAGAAAGGATGGGCACAGTGAGCACAGCTCTCTCAGAAGAAGCATTGTCAAAGTGCCTGACGAGAAGTGTATATGAAGCAACCACATCAAAAGTAGAATCCACGGAATCGGCTGATGACATCATCAAATGCAGTATTTGCCAGGTTAATCTTCCTTTTTATTAGATTTATCAGGAAATCGATCATCACTAAGGCGCTCTTTTCTCAGCTGCACTAGTTCATATCTCATCATTTTATACCTTGGTGGTTTGATTCGATCATGTGGTTCAAGAGAATGATGAAGCTATGTATCTTTCGTAGGATGAGTATGTCCCCGGAGACGAGATTGGGACCTTGGTCAAATGCCAGCATGGATATCATGCAACGTGCATAAACCAGTGGTTGCAGGTGAAGAACTGGTGCCCCATCTGCAAGGCCTCAGCAGCACAATCACAACCGTCTTCGTCGTTGTGAAAGTGTCTTGTTTATACACAGACGATAGAACCGATTGTGGATTGTCATCGCATGTTCATTATTGTGAAAAATTTCCCACATATCAAGCacattttgtgttttgtttattcTTGTGGTTTTGAATTCCTTCATGTAAATATATCAGTTTGGGGAAAATGCTCCAGTGTAAACTGTGAGAACTGAATGTGAATTTAttgggattttatttatgtaGAAGTGGCGCATGTGTACCCGATTGTCAATTCAATTCTTTGGcacaaaataatattactagGTCAAATTCTCGATTGATACTGTATATTAAACTATGTAATACCTGAAAAATGGAATTGTAACTTAATTTAAGATTGTGTTTGTAGATGAGGTAACACCATCCACAACCATATACCTCTCCcaatactactcccttcgtcccgcactactcgcacctttccttttgggcacggagattaaggaatgagtgatagacaaagtcaacaattacggctgtaggtataaattgttactaaaaatggaaagaatgcaaataacttgggacgcccagaaaggaaataagtgcaagtagtgcgggacggagggagtataattttgccACGTCATCAATATTCAATACCCTACAACTCTTAAAATCTCATACTTCCTCACATCTATATGCTCGACACCCATgccatacataattatttttttccccattATTAtccatttcatatttattttttcattttggtataagtaaaactaaaatactaaaaataacatactataaatataaattagaaAGCGGCTGCAGCAGCAGCAAACCCTTACATTTTCGCTCGTAAAATATCTCAATTTCATATACTATCAGAGCAATCGAATCACAcaaaaaaaggggaaaaaggAGAAGGGATGCCGGGACTAACGTGCAACGCTTGCAACAAAGAATTCGAAGACGATGCCGAACAAAAGTTCCATTACAAATCCGAGTGGCACCGTTACAATCTTAAACGCAAGGTATTCTATTTATTCAATCATTATTTTCTGGTTATCGAAATGTTTCCGTTATGTATCGCGTTTGTTTTTGGCCATTTTGTTAATTTTATCCGGATGCTATGATATGAGTAGAGGTTAATAGTAGAATGTTAGTGTGTTTTTGGAACAATGTTTTCTGTATGTGTGGAATTGGTATTCGAAAGTGGCTATGGGACTCTGTTAGGATTGTATAGAAATTATAGGAGGGTTTCTACTGACAGAAAGATTCAACGATTTAGTTATGGCTACGAGCCTAATCATGAAGTAATTTTCATCATTTCTAGAAATTCTCATTTGGTATGGGAGTTTTCCTTTGCTCTGAAGCTGATTAATCTCATTTATCGTACCCCTTTCTGTAATTGTGGACTTGAGAAGGCCTGTGCGTTGTGAATTTACTTAGGCTACTTCGTTCTACCCAATTCGATATTAACCTGCTGCTTGACATACCTATTATGTAATTAACCGTGGTGTTCGTTATTACTGTGAAGGTTGCTGGTGTACCAGGAGTAACTGAAACACTCTTCCAAGCTAGGCAATCTGCACTTGCTGATGAGAAAAAGAAGCTAAATGAGACTCCCATGCTTTACCGCTGCGGCCTTTGTGAAAAGGCCTATAAAAGTTTGAAAGCCCTAGAACAACACTTGAAATCTAAGAGTCACTTACTAAGTGTTTCTGAATCAATATCCCCCACGGATGATGGGAGTTGTACAATCATTACACCTCTTACTCGCCGTACTCCAAAGGAACCTTTGCATCATgtggaggaagatgaagaaagtGAGGAGAGTGACTGGGAAGAGGTGGATCCTAATGAAGATTTACTTGGTGCCAGTGACTCGTTGAAACAATTACAAGTTAATGAGAGTGCTTCCAATGACGACATGGATGAAGATGGGGATGATGATGAGTTTCAAGATTTTGACCCATCGTGCTGCTTTATGTGTGATTTGGAGCATGCTACAATTGAGAAATGTATGGTACACATGCACAAGAAGCATGGGTTCTTCATTCCGGATATTGAGTATCTGAAGGATCCTAAAGGTCTTCTTACATATCTGGGACTCCGGGTAATAATTGTCCTCTCTATCAATTATGTTTCTCGGCATGGATAATTATGTCGGGACTTCCAAAATTGACCCATACTTACATCCCCAGGTTATAAGAGATTTCATGTGTTTGTACTGCAACGAAAGGTGTCACCCGTTCAGTAGTTTGGAGGCAGTTCGGATGCATATGGAGGCAAAAAACCACTGCAAAGTGCGCTATGGTGACGGAAGTGAAGAAGAGGAAGCAGAGCTTGAAGATTTTTATGATTACAGCAGCAGGTATATGTTTCTGCGTAGTAGTTTTTGCAGCTTCCTACTGGTTGTAACCCTAAACTTCTAGCTATTCTTATATTCTGACTTCTTGTTTCTGGTTTTAAAGTTACGAGGGAACA
This portion of the Salvia splendens isolate huo1 chromosome 10, SspV2, whole genome shotgun sequence genome encodes:
- the LOC121752935 gene encoding cytoplasmic 60S subunit biogenesis factor REI1 homolog 1-like → MPGLTCNACNKEFEDDAEQKFHYKSEWHRYNLKRKVAGVPGVTETLFQARQSALADEKKKLNETPMLYRCGLCEKAYKSLKALEQHLKSKSHLLSVSESISPTDDGSCTIITPLTRRTPKEPLHHVEEDEESEESDWEEVDPNEDLLGASDSLKQLQVNESASNDDMDEDGDDDEFQDFDPSCCFMCDLEHATIEKCMVHMHKKHGFFIPDIEYLKDPKGLLTYLGLRVIRDFMCLYCNERCHPFSSLEAVRMHMEAKNHCKVRYGDGSEEEEAELEDFYDYSSSYEGTGGNQLVAADDMENAIALGSGGSELVITRRNSGATTTKMLGSRDYLRYYRQKHRPTALHSEITTALASRYKSMGLATVQLREHVVRMKVLKAMNSTGVEAMRSKMGMKSNVIRNLPKNCTY